In Strigops habroptila isolate Jane chromosome 2, bStrHab1.2.pri, whole genome shotgun sequence, one genomic interval encodes:
- the N4BP2L1 gene encoding NEDD4-binding protein 2-like 1 has product MDERLLRALGGLSLQPRRSRFAGRLVLLRGLPGAGKSTLARQLKRDYPSAVVLSTDDFFIENGVYVFEPDFLEDAHKWNQKRARKAMKNGKSPVIIDNTNIHAWEMKPYVMMARENGYEVIFQEPDTPWKFNVQELTRRNTHHVPRQKIQQMKEQYEHNVTFHSVLQSEKPRRDERRSHGPNAAYGMGAHSCPPPAFSNRRPRGAYKQYAI; this is encoded by the exons ATGGATGAGCGGCTGCTGCGGGCCCTGGGGGGCCTCAGCCTGCAGCCGCGGCGGAGCAGGTTCGCCGGGCGGCTGGTGCTGCTGCGGGGGCTGCCGGGCGCCGGGAAGAGCACCCTGGCCAG acaaCTGAAACGTGACTATCCCAGTGCTGTAGTTCTTAGTACTGATGACTTCTTTATTGAAAATGGTGTATACGTGTTTGAGCCTGACTTCCTAGAGGATGCACACAAATGGAACCAAAAGAGAG CACGCAAAGCAATGAAGAATGGGAAAAGCCCGGTTATTATTGATAATACCAACATCCATGCTTGGGAAATGAAGCCGTATGTGATGATG GCACGTGAAAACGGATATGAAGTTATATTCCAAGAACCAGATACACCCTGGAAGTTCAATGTTCAAGAACTGACAAG aagaaatactCATCATGTCCCTCGACAAAAGATACAACAGATGAAGGAACAATACGAGCACAATGTTACCTTCCACAGTGTTCTTCAGTCCGAAAAACCACGTCGAGATGAGAGAAGGTCCCATGGACCAAACGCAGCTTATGGCATGGGTGCCCATTCCTGCCCCCCTCCAGCCTTCTCAAACAGGAGGCCTCGTGGCGCATACAAGCAATATGCCATTTAA